One window from the genome of Candidatus Leptovillus gracilis encodes:
- a CDS encoding ABC transporter ATP-binding protein: MTNRQHHPLRRLWQYTHNYHRTVVLATVFSTLNKVFDLAPPILIGMAVDVVVARQDSFLARAGIPNVMTQLVVLGVLTAVIWALESLFQYLYAVQWRNLAQTIQHDLRLDAYDHVQRLDMAFFEERSSGGLMSILNDDVNQLERFLDIGANEIIQLITTILVIGGIFMATAPSVAWMTVLPMPVIIWGSVRFQGWLAPRYMRVREQVSVLNGQLANNLGGIATIKSFTAETYELEHVRQESNEYRQRNRDAISLSAAFVPLIRMVIVLGFIAIMVFGGRLVLEGALAVGTYSVLVFMTQRLLWPLTRLGETLDLYQRAMASTTRVMDLLDTPSTINSGPQSLPRSEVSGEIVLADVSFSYGDVGNGRVPTNYPTVIKNLSLHIRAGETAAIVGATGAGKSTLMKLLLRFYDVTGGHILLDGHDLRDLQLTDLRQTIGFVSQDVFLFHGTVRENIAYGTFDAPLEQIIAAAKLAEAHDFIMALPLGYDTIVGERGQKLSGGQRQRVSIARAILKDPPVLVLDEATSSVDNETEAAIQRSLERIAVGRTTIVIAHRLSTVRNADVIFVLADGRLREQGRHDELVGQKDGIYAGLWRVQTGQASHRTPHVANLN, from the coding sequence ATGACAAATAGGCAACACCACCCCTTACGCCGCTTATGGCAGTACACCCATAATTACCATCGCACCGTTGTTCTGGCGACCGTTTTCTCTACGCTCAACAAGGTTTTTGATCTGGCCCCGCCCATCCTGATCGGCATGGCAGTGGATGTGGTGGTGGCGCGGCAAGATTCTTTTCTGGCGCGGGCCGGCATCCCGAATGTGATGACTCAGTTGGTGGTATTGGGGGTGTTAACGGCCGTTATCTGGGCCTTAGAATCGCTTTTCCAATACCTCTACGCCGTGCAGTGGCGCAATCTGGCGCAAACCATCCAACACGACCTGCGCCTGGACGCCTACGACCACGTACAACGCCTGGATATGGCTTTCTTTGAAGAGCGCAGCAGCGGTGGCCTCATGTCTATCCTTAACGACGATGTCAATCAACTGGAGCGCTTTTTGGACATCGGGGCCAACGAGATCATTCAGCTCATCACCACCATTTTGGTCATCGGCGGCATCTTCATGGCGACGGCCCCTTCGGTGGCCTGGATGACTGTGCTGCCCATGCCGGTGATCATCTGGGGATCGGTGCGTTTTCAGGGCTGGCTGGCGCCCCGTTACATGCGCGTGCGCGAGCAGGTGAGTGTGCTCAATGGGCAGCTTGCCAACAATTTAGGCGGCATCGCCACCATCAAGAGCTTCACCGCCGAAACTTATGAACTGGAGCACGTGCGGCAGGAGAGCAACGAATACCGCCAGCGCAACCGAGACGCCATCAGCCTAAGCGCGGCCTTTGTGCCCCTGATTCGTATGGTCATTGTGCTCGGTTTCATCGCCATTATGGTCTTTGGCGGCCGGCTGGTGCTGGAGGGGGCGCTGGCAGTGGGCACGTACAGCGTGTTGGTGTTTATGACCCAACGGCTGCTGTGGCCGCTGACGCGGCTGGGCGAGACCCTGGACCTGTACCAGCGGGCGATGGCCTCCACTACGCGGGTGATGGATTTGTTGGATACGCCTTCTACCATCAACAGCGGGCCGCAGTCGCTGCCCCGGTCGGAGGTGAGCGGCGAAATTGTGCTGGCGGACGTCTCTTTTTCTTATGGCGATGTCGGCAACGGCCGTGTACCCACCAACTATCCCACCGTCATCAAAAATCTCTCCCTGCACATCCGGGCCGGCGAAACGGCGGCCATCGTCGGGGCCACCGGCGCTGGCAAAAGCACCCTCATGAAGCTGCTGCTGCGCTTTTACGACGTGACCGGCGGCCACATTTTGCTGGATGGGCATGACCTGCGCGATTTGCAGTTGACCGACCTGCGCCAGACCATCGGCTTTGTCAGCCAGGACGTCTTTTTGTTCCATGGGACTGTGCGCGAAAACATCGCATACGGCACGTTCGACGCGCCGCTGGAACAGATAATCGCCGCCGCCAAACTGGCCGAAGCCCACGACTTTATCATGGCCCTGCCGCTAGGCTACGACACCATTGTCGGCGAGCGGGGTCAAAAGCTGTCGGGCGGCCAACGGCAGCGCGTTTCCATCGCCCGCGCCATTCTCAAAGACCCCCCGGTGCTGGTGCTGGATGAAGCCACTTCATCCGTAGACAATGAAACCGAAGCCGCCATCCAACGTTCGCTGGAACGGATCGCCGTGGGGCGCACAACCATTGTTATTGCCCACCGCCTGTCTACGGTGCGGAATGCCGATGTGATCTTTGTGTTGGCAGACGGCCGTCTGCGGGAGCAAGGCCGCCACGACGAACTGGTGGGGCAAAAAGATGGCATTTACGCTGGCTTGTGGCGCGTTCAAACCGGGCAGGCGTCCCACCGTACCCCCCATGTGGCAAATCTTAACTAA
- a CDS encoding sodium-translocating pyrophosphatase encodes MTAMHGISPFEQTMIYVVLATAFIALGYAYWLARQTFAADKGSEAMQRIWGFIRDGANAYLRTQLRTIVILIAVLTVAMFLSVALVKPTGEANELFCGSAVEAAFAQDIAANTSLTEAQILPLLEQQTAKDVALTYGYADFKPERVSAAVSCTPATWWIATGRAVAFVMGATFSAAVGFIGMNMAVQGNVRVAAASRVSFKKALTIAYRSGTITGMLTDGLGLLGGTLIFIMFGKAAPDVLLGFGFGGTLLALFMRVGGGIYTKAADVGADLVGKVEAGMEEDDPRNAAVIADLVGDNVGDCAGMAADIFESYEVTIVSSLILGLALTALTGQLFWIVLPLLVRGIGVVSSIVGTYAVSIWNVDDAEEAMYKSYELSSGITIIATFLLSVFYASAQDPAGGMISHLSLGALVAVGVALAVVFNPLTSLATSAHSPRVQNIAKATAFGPALVILEGLSLGYLSSVWSVLVIVASISASILVYTVVFPASLYIPALVVGAIIAVGFIVRGFMKKDAISGLFFAMWTMVAVLFLISMQGEGVANGDPFIYILFGVSLIGVGMLSHTGNNVSMDTFGPISDNANGIAELSHEDFTPESRQILADLDAAGNTTKAITKGIAIGSAVIAAVSLFGAFFTDIERVIPVERMDSFERVINLADPTVFVGLLLGGALPLLFGGLLIKAVNRAAGYIMAEVRRQLRIPEIMSGERTPDYANAVTISTKAAQSELVPLGLIAILSPIVVGLLLKEQALGGFLAGVIVSGQLLAVFMANAGGAWDNAKKFVEDGNFNGKGSENHKASVVGDTVGDPLKDTAGPALNPMIKVMNLVALILAPIVVQYTGLSLPIIIIIVTCIVLIVWSVRRSDRQESASDEPGLQTAVSQAPTIK; translated from the coding sequence ATGACTGCGATGCATGGGATCTCGCCGTTTGAACAGACCATGATTTACGTGGTTTTAGCGACGGCCTTCATTGCGTTGGGATACGCTTATTGGCTCGCCCGGCAAACCTTTGCCGCTGACAAAGGCAGCGAAGCGATGCAGCGTATCTGGGGATTTATCCGGGATGGCGCTAATGCCTATCTGCGTACCCAACTACGCACCATCGTCATCCTGATAGCCGTCTTAACGGTGGCGATGTTCCTGAGTGTGGCCCTGGTGAAGCCCACCGGAGAGGCCAATGAACTATTCTGTGGCAGCGCCGTGGAAGCAGCCTTTGCCCAAGACATTGCCGCCAATACCTCTCTCACCGAAGCCCAGATTTTACCCCTCCTAGAACAGCAAACAGCCAAAGATGTGGCCTTAACCTATGGCTATGCCGACTTTAAGCCGGAACGGGTCAGCGCGGCAGTTTCCTGCACCCCAGCGACGTGGTGGATTGCCACCGGCCGGGCGGTGGCTTTTGTGATGGGCGCGACGTTCTCCGCGGCCGTTGGCTTTATTGGCATGAATATGGCGGTGCAAGGCAACGTGCGCGTCGCCGCCGCCTCACGGGTCAGCTTCAAAAAAGCCTTGACCATCGCCTATCGCTCCGGCACTATCACCGGAATGCTTACCGATGGCCTGGGGTTATTGGGTGGCACGCTTATCTTTATCATGTTTGGCAAGGCTGCGCCAGATGTGCTGCTGGGCTTTGGCTTTGGCGGCACGCTGCTGGCGCTGTTTATGCGTGTCGGCGGCGGCATCTACACCAAAGCGGCCGATGTGGGCGCAGACCTGGTGGGTAAAGTGGAAGCTGGCATGGAAGAAGATGATCCGCGCAATGCGGCCGTTATTGCCGACCTGGTGGGCGACAACGTTGGTGACTGCGCCGGCATGGCCGCCGACATCTTCGAGTCTTACGAAGTGACCATCGTCTCCAGCCTGATCTTAGGTTTGGCGCTCACGGCTCTGACCGGACAGTTGTTCTGGATTGTGCTGCCGCTGTTGGTGCGCGGCATCGGCGTAGTTAGTTCCATTGTGGGCACGTATGCCGTTTCCATTTGGAATGTGGATGACGCCGAAGAGGCGATGTACAAAAGCTATGAGCTTTCCAGCGGCATCACCATCATCGCCACTTTCTTGCTTTCCGTCTTTTACGCCAGCGCCCAGGACCCCGCCGGTGGGATGATTTCTCATTTGTCTTTGGGCGCGTTGGTGGCTGTTGGCGTGGCGTTAGCGGTGGTCTTTAATCCGCTCACTTCATTGGCAACCAGCGCCCACAGTCCGCGCGTGCAGAATATTGCCAAAGCGACGGCTTTTGGCCCGGCGTTGGTCATTCTGGAAGGGTTGTCGCTGGGGTATTTGTCCAGCGTCTGGTCGGTGTTGGTGATTGTCGCCAGCATTTCCGCCTCTATTTTGGTGTATACAGTCGTCTTCCCCGCGTCGTTATATATACCGGCTCTGGTAGTTGGGGCCATCATCGCGGTGGGCTTTATTGTGCGCGGCTTTATGAAAAAGGACGCCATTAGCGGCCTGTTTTTTGCCATGTGGACGATGGTGGCGGTGTTGTTCCTCATCAGTATGCAAGGCGAGGGCGTGGCGAATGGCGATCCCTTCATTTATATCTTGTTTGGTGTTTCGCTGATCGGCGTGGGGATGCTGTCGCATACCGGCAACAACGTCAGCATGGACACCTTTGGCCCTATCTCCGACAATGCCAACGGCATCGCCGAGCTGTCCCATGAAGATTTTACGCCTGAATCGCGGCAAATTCTGGCGGACCTGGATGCGGCGGGCAACACGACCAAAGCGATCACCAAAGGCATTGCGATTGGTTCGGCGGTGATTGCCGCCGTTTCCCTGTTTGGCGCGTTTTTCACCGACATCGAGCGGGTAATTCCGGTGGAGCGCATGGATTCGTTTGAGCGGGTGATTAACCTGGCCGACCCGACAGTGTTTGTGGGCTTGTTGTTGGGTGGCGCACTGCCCTTGTTATTTGGTGGGCTGTTGATCAAAGCGGTGAATCGGGCGGCCGGTTACATTATGGCCGAAGTGCGGCGGCAGCTGCGCATCCCGGAAATTATGAGCGGCGAACGGACGCCTGATTACGCCAACGCGGTGACAATTTCCACCAAAGCGGCACAGTCGGAACTGGTTCCGTTGGGCCTGATTGCGATTCTTTCGCCGATTGTGGTGGGTTTGCTGCTGAAGGAGCAGGCGCTGGGCGGTTTCCTGGCCGGTGTCATCGTTTCTGGGCAGTTGTTGGCAGTGTTTATGGCCAATGCCGGCGGCGCCTGGGACAATGCCAAGAAGTTTGTGGAAGATGGTAACTTTAACGGCAAAGGCAGCGAAAACCACAAGGCGTCGGTAGTGGGCGATACGGTGGGTGATCCGTTGAAGGATACGGCCGGCCCCGCTCTGAACCCAATGATCAAGGTGATGAATTTGGTCGCGTTGATTTTGGCCCCAATTGTGGTGCAGTACACGGGCCTGTCGCTGCCGATTATAATTATTATTGTCACCTGCATTGTGCTGATTGTCTGGTCGGTGCGCCGTAGTGACCGGCAGGAATCGGCCAGCGATGAGCCAGGTTTGCAAACGGCCGTTTCGCAAGCGCCAACGATCAAGTAA
- a CDS encoding alpha/beta hydrolase, with the protein MAHIIPFHDFGGDGPILHFAHANAYPPASYQQFIAPFLRHYHVQAVQHRPLWPGSDPADLQGDWQIIADDLIDFFDQQGLEDVVGVGHSLGAVATLYAAVKRPSLFRALILIEPVFLPPHILQLAAAHPEQSALMPLVQSAVHRRRRWPNRQDAFDRFRSKSIFARWSDEALWDYVNFALRQNEDAVSLIFPPEWEARIYATPPQAVWDALPQIQQPTLGLRAAETDTITPETWQLWQERQPQATFVQLEEVGHLLTMERPSLVAETILNWLSGEVG; encoded by the coding sequence GTGGCACATATCATTCCATTTCATGATTTTGGCGGCGATGGGCCAATTCTGCATTTTGCCCACGCGAACGCCTACCCGCCGGCCAGTTACCAGCAGTTTATCGCCCCTTTTCTGCGCCATTACCACGTGCAAGCTGTTCAGCATCGCCCGTTGTGGCCCGGCAGCGACCCGGCCGATCTACAGGGCGATTGGCAGATCATTGCCGATGACCTGATTGATTTTTTTGACCAACAAGGGTTGGAAGATGTGGTGGGCGTGGGGCATTCGCTGGGGGCGGTGGCCACGCTGTACGCGGCGGTGAAACGGCCGTCGCTCTTCCGCGCCCTCATTCTCATCGAACCGGTCTTTTTGCCGCCCCACATTTTGCAGCTTGCCGCCGCGCACCCGGAACAGTCTGCCCTTATGCCGTTGGTGCAAAGCGCTGTTCACCGCCGCCGCCGTTGGCCCAACCGCCAGGACGCCTTCGACCGCTTCCGCAGCAAAAGCATCTTTGCCCGCTGGTCTGATGAGGCTTTGTGGGATTATGTAAATTTTGCGCTGCGGCAAAATGAGGATGCCGTGTCGCTGATTTTTCCACCGGAGTGGGAGGCGCGCATTTACGCCACACCGCCGCAAGCCGTCTGGGACGCCCTACCCCAGATACAGCAGCCCACTCTGGGTCTGCGCGCCGCCGAGACGGATACCATCACCCCGGAAACGTGGCAATTGTGGCAAGAAAGACAGCCCCAGGCCACCTTTGTGCAGCTTGAAGAGGTGGGGCATCTGTTGACGATGGAACGGCCGTCTCTCGTCGCCGAAACTATCTTGAATTGGCTTTCTGGGGAAGTTGGTTAG
- a CDS encoding EamA family transporter: MPAKPTSGALLVLTASVLWGTTGTAQTFAPPGVSPMAVGAARMVIGGLALVLWALVKGGWRGGPRWPVLPTLLATLGVAAYQLLFFAGVARTGVAVGTIVGIGSSPILSGLLTWLIWRQWPGARWLAATGLALLGCTLLVLSGGGNVQVNVWGICLALGAGLSYAIFTMAGKILLAERPSHSVTGVVFGLGALLLLPLWWRLDMGWLAEPRGILVGLHLGVVTMAVAYLLFTHGLRRVSAATAVSLTLAEPLTAGLAGIFVVGEQLGPAAWLGMGVLLAGLLVLTWQGR; encoded by the coding sequence ATGCCTGCCAAACCCACTTCCGGCGCACTGCTGGTGCTGACTGCCTCCGTTTTGTGGGGCACAACCGGCACGGCGCAAACCTTTGCTCCGCCTGGCGTGTCGCCAATGGCTGTTGGAGCCGCCCGCATGGTGATTGGCGGTTTGGCGCTGGTTTTGTGGGCGCTGGTGAAGGGTGGCTGGCGCGGCGGCCCGCGCTGGCCCGTTTTGCCTACGCTCCTGGCAACGCTCGGTGTGGCCGCGTATCAACTGTTGTTTTTTGCCGGCGTCGCCCGCACCGGCGTGGCCGTGGGAACGATTGTGGGCATTGGCAGTTCGCCCATCCTGTCCGGTCTGCTGACCTGGCTAATCTGGCGGCAGTGGCCGGGGGCGCGTTGGTTGGCGGCCACCGGGCTGGCGCTCCTCGGCTGCACGCTGCTGGTTTTGTCCGGTGGAGGCAATGTACAGGTGAACGTCTGGGGCATATGCCTGGCGCTGGGGGCCGGGTTGTCTTATGCGATTTTTACGATGGCGGGCAAAATTTTGCTGGCAGAACGGCCGTCACACAGCGTAACCGGGGTTGTGTTTGGCCTGGGGGCGCTGCTGCTGCTGCCCTTATGGTGGCGGCTGGACATGGGCTGGTTGGCCGAGCCACGCGGCATCCTGGTAGGATTGCACCTGGGCGTGGTGACCATGGCTGTGGCTTATCTGCTGTTTACTCACGGGCTGCGGCGGGTGTCGGCGGCAACGGCCGTCAGCCTGACCCTGGCTGAACCACTTACCGCCGGGCTGGCAGGCATTTTTGTGGTGGGCGAGCAGTTGGGGCCGGCTGCCTGGTTGGGTATGGGTGTGCTGCTTGCCGGGCTGCTGGTGCTGACATGGCAGGGAAGGTGA
- a CDS encoding TIGR00159 family protein has translation MLCRAFLPTVRSRLQAKHRQTPERDWGIIWGINRENAVFNNLFNYQSAITWLDVLDILLVTFMIYSIFMLIRGTRAVQVLRGFVVLALVFWLLARTVELPAFSSLITNTTLPLLLVSIPVIFQPEIRRALEQVGRSGSVLRLLRRNEANPIVIAVKDACLRLSQRRHGALIVFERDTGLQEYIDTGILLDSEASPELLLTIFNKNTELHDGAVIIRGDRLAAAACVMPLSTSSLSDRQMGLRHRAALGISEVSDAVALVVSEETGQVSIAHNGRIIRRQDPSRLDEILNAFLQNRQKQGRGSAL, from the coding sequence ATGCTCTGTCGCGCTTTTTTACCAACAGTAAGAAGTAGGCTCCAGGCCAAACACAGACAGACGCCAGAGAGGGATTGGGGTATAATTTGGGGCATCAATAGGGAGAATGCGGTGTTCAACAACCTCTTCAACTATCAAAGCGCCATTACCTGGCTGGACGTACTCGACATCTTGTTGGTGACGTTTATGATCTACAGCATTTTTATGCTGATACGTGGCACGCGCGCCGTTCAGGTGCTGCGTGGGTTTGTCGTCTTGGCGCTTGTATTTTGGTTGTTGGCGCGCACGGTTGAACTGCCCGCTTTTAGTTCCCTGATCACCAATACCACGTTGCCCCTGCTGCTCGTTTCTATCCCGGTTATTTTTCAGCCGGAGATTCGCCGCGCTCTGGAACAGGTGGGGCGCAGCGGCAGTGTGCTGCGTTTGCTGCGCCGTAACGAGGCAAACCCGATTGTCATTGCCGTGAAGGACGCCTGTTTGCGTCTTTCACAGCGCCGTCATGGCGCGTTGATCGTGTTTGAACGGGATACCGGGTTGCAAGAATATATTGACACGGGTATATTGCTCGATTCGGAAGCCTCGCCGGAACTCCTATTGACCATTTTTAATAAAAACACCGAGCTGCATGATGGCGCGGTGATCATCCGTGGTGACCGGTTGGCGGCGGCGGCCTGCGTGATGCCCTTGTCTACCAGCAGCCTGTCGGACAGGCAAATGGGGCTGCGCCATCGGGCGGCGCTGGGTATCAGCGAGGTGAGTGACGCGGTGGCCCTGGTGGTGTCTGAAGAAACAGGACAGGTGTCTATTGCCCATAACGGCCGTATCATTCGTCGCCAGGATCCTTCCCGTTTGGATGAAATCCTGAATGCCTTTTTGCAAAACCGCCAAAAACAAGGACGAGGGAGCGCTTTGTGA
- the der gene encoding ribosome biogenesis GTPase Der, protein MPDKSLVALVGRPNAGKSTLFNRIVGRRLAVVSEVPGTTRDRLYADAEWTGINFTVIDTGGIEVTDGWNTEPLSEDSEQFLPLIRQQAAVAIQDADVIVQVVDGQSGITAADREVADILRQSKKPIIIAANKLESSKLWDDAYEFYELALGEVFAVSALHGAGTGDLLDAIVAALPNQLEEEDEDDDSIKIAILGKPNAGKSTLLNKLIGEERSIVSPIPGTTRDAIDSHLTWQGQPFTLIDTAGIRRRGKIEPGVEKYSVLRSIKALKRADVALLLIDAEAGITSQDTHIAGMLKEEMNGVIILVNKWDALDKDAYTIYEFEKVLREELKFIPYAPVIYISAKTGQRVNKILPKVLEVHEMRHQRIPTADLNRWMREVTTQHPPPSSGGRRVKFFYTTQASVAPPTIILFVNKPEWVHFSYERYLENRLRELYPFEGTPLRLIYRARSEDRFGK, encoded by the coding sequence ATGCCTGATAAATCATTAGTTGCCCTGGTTGGCCGCCCCAACGCGGGCAAGTCTACCCTCTTTAATCGTATCGTCGGTCGTCGTCTGGCCGTCGTTTCTGAAGTGCCCGGCACCACCCGCGACCGGCTCTATGCCGATGCCGAATGGACCGGCATCAACTTCACCGTCATAGATACCGGCGGCATTGAAGTGACCGACGGTTGGAACACGGAACCCCTTTCCGAAGATTCTGAACAATTCTTGCCCCTCATCCGCCAACAAGCGGCCGTTGCCATCCAAGACGCCGATGTGATTGTCCAGGTTGTAGATGGCCAGAGCGGCATCACCGCCGCCGACCGCGAAGTGGCCGACATCCTGCGCCAATCGAAAAAGCCGATCATCATCGCCGCCAACAAACTAGAGTCCAGCAAACTGTGGGATGACGCCTACGAATTCTACGAACTGGCCCTGGGCGAAGTGTTTGCCGTGTCGGCCCTGCACGGCGCCGGGACCGGCGATCTGTTAGACGCCATCGTCGCCGCGCTGCCCAACCAATTGGAAGAGGAAGACGAGGACGACGACAGCATCAAAATCGCCATCCTCGGCAAACCCAATGCCGGTAAATCTACCTTGTTAAACAAGTTGATCGGCGAAGAGCGGTCCATTGTCAGCCCTATTCCCGGCACCACCCGCGATGCCATAGACAGCCATCTCACCTGGCAGGGACAGCCATTTACCCTGATAGATACGGCCGGCATCCGGCGGCGCGGCAAAATTGAACCCGGCGTAGAAAAATACAGCGTCCTGCGCTCCATCAAAGCGCTGAAACGGGCCGACGTGGCCCTGCTGCTCATAGACGCCGAAGCGGGCATCACTTCTCAGGATACCCATATTGCCGGTATGTTGAAGGAAGAAATGAACGGCGTGATCATTTTGGTGAATAAATGGGACGCCCTGGATAAAGACGCCTATACCATCTACGAATTTGAAAAAGTGCTGCGCGAAGAGTTGAAGTTTATCCCTTACGCGCCGGTCATCTATATTTCGGCCAAAACCGGGCAGCGGGTGAACAAGATTTTGCCTAAAGTGTTGGAAGTGCACGAGATGCGCCATCAACGCATCCCTACGGCCGATTTAAACCGGTGGATGCGGGAAGTAACCACCCAACATCCGCCGCCCAGCAGCGGTGGCCGGCGGGTGAAGTTTTTCTATACGACGCAGGCCAGCGTGGCCCCGCCCACCATTATTTTGTTTGTCAACAAGCCGGAGTGGGTGCATTTTAGTTATGAGCGCTATCTGGAAAACCGCCTGCGCGAACTGTATCCCTTTGAAGGCACGCCGCTGCGCCTGATCTACCGCGCACGCAGCGAAGACCGCTTTGGCAAATGA
- a CDS encoding LppX_LprAFG lipoprotein, translating to MKHTVSRIAWLLIFVGLVASACQEPPPSPTPTPTPQDIIQQAVARLTGTAGFHFNVALSGAPAYLDPTGSIAFRTAVGDFAAPDKAQAAVRAAAFGLITDINVISIGPDQWQTNLLSGKWEQLPPNWGFNPGALFDSEGLPTILTAVLTNAAFTGREKLEGGPDQELYVITGQVDGERLAAISGGLIGPQAVNVTLWIAPDSYEIIRIVVTEPEPGSEAGSSVWQLDFSNYDQELAIEPPL from the coding sequence ATGAAACATACAGTTAGCCGAATAGCGTGGTTGTTGATTTTCGTTGGGCTTGTGGCGTCTGCCTGTCAGGAACCGCCGCCTTCGCCAACACCGACGCCCACGCCGCAAGACATCATCCAGCAGGCGGTGGCGCGGCTGACGGGCACAGCAGGCTTTCACTTTAACGTGGCGCTGAGCGGTGCGCCGGCGTATCTGGACCCCACCGGGAGCATTGCGTTCCGCACGGCCGTTGGCGATTTCGCCGCGCCAGACAAAGCACAGGCGGCCGTGCGCGCCGCCGCCTTTGGGCTGATCACCGACATCAACGTCATCAGCATTGGCCCCGACCAGTGGCAAACCAACCTGCTCAGCGGAAAATGGGAACAACTGCCGCCGAATTGGGGCTTTAACCCTGGCGCATTGTTTGATTCTGAGGGGCTGCCGACGATTTTGACGGCCGTGTTAACCAACGCCGCCTTCACCGGACGGGAAAAACTGGAAGGGGGACCAGACCAGGAGTTATACGTTATTACCGGGCAGGTGGATGGCGAACGGCTGGCGGCCATCAGCGGCGGCCTGATTGGGCCGCAGGCGGTGAACGTGACGCTGTGGATCGCCCCGGACAGTTACGAGATCATCCGCATCGTCGTCACCGAACCGGAACCGGGCAGCGAAGCGGGTTCGAGCGTGTGGCAGCTTGATTTTTCTAATTACGACCAGGAGTTGGCGATTGAACCACCGCTGTGA
- the mtaB gene encoding tRNA (N(6)-L-threonylcarbamoyladenosine(37)-C(2))-methylthiotransferase MtaB, translated as MKVYLQSIGCRLNQSEIETMARQLLAAGHEIVDDTAVADKVIINTCAVTAEAARDGRTLTRRIHRQNDTAEIILTGCYATIAPAELGRVQGAGRIVANQDKAQLVTLLDPQARLDLPVFDQEPVLREFLAGTTGNTRAFIKVQDGCNNKCTFCVTTIARGAGQSRHLGDVVAEIQALAAVGYQEAVLTGVHLGSYGHDFGSQTGLGELVRAILQHTDIPRLRLSSLEPWDIPADFFTLWDNPRLLPHLHMPLQAGSDKTLRRMARRTSQSAFGHLADTARAHIPDLNLSTDLIVGFPGETDADFDESLAYTRAIGFSRLHVFTYSQRPGTAAAAMSGQVPGPIKKERARRLIDLGHEMSLAFHQRFQGDTRAVLWETAVGADNAGLRWVGYTDNYMRVHAYGPADLFNRVTPTRLTEAQADGLTGVIELE; from the coding sequence ATGAAAGTATATCTACAAAGCATCGGCTGCCGTCTGAACCAAAGTGAGATCGAGACGATGGCCCGCCAACTCTTGGCCGCCGGGCATGAGATTGTGGACGACACGGCCGTTGCCGACAAAGTCATCATCAACACCTGCGCCGTCACCGCCGAAGCCGCCCGCGACGGCCGTACCCTCACCCGCCGCATCCACCGCCAAAACGACACGGCCGAAATCATCCTCACCGGCTGCTACGCCACCATTGCCCCGGCCGAATTGGGGCGCGTCCAGGGCGCTGGGCGCATCGTCGCCAACCAGGACAAAGCCCAACTCGTCACCCTGCTAGACCCGCAGGCGCGCCTGGATTTGCCCGTCTTCGACCAGGAGCCGGTGCTGCGCGAATTTTTGGCCGGGACCACCGGCAATACCCGCGCCTTCATCAAAGTCCAGGATGGCTGCAACAACAAATGCACCTTCTGCGTCACCACCATCGCCCGCGGCGCCGGGCAAAGCCGCCACCTGGGTGACGTGGTGGCCGAAATTCAGGCGTTGGCCGCTGTTGGTTACCAGGAAGCGGTACTCACCGGCGTCCATCTGGGCAGCTACGGCCACGACTTCGGCAGCCAGACCGGCCTGGGCGAACTGGTCCGCGCCATTTTGCAGCATACCGACATCCCTCGCCTGCGCCTCTCTTCGCTGGAACCCTGGGACATCCCCGCCGACTTTTTCACCCTATGGGACAATCCTCGTCTGCTGCCCCACCTGCACATGCCGCTGCAAGCTGGCAGCGACAAAACCCTGCGCCGCATGGCCCGCCGCACCAGTCAGTCCGCCTTCGGCCACCTGGCCGATACCGCCCGCGCCCATATCCCCGACCTTAACCTTAGCACCGATCTCATCGTCGGCTTCCCCGGCGAGACGGATGCAGACTTTGACGAAAGTCTGGCCTATACCCGCGCCATCGGCTTCTCGCGGCTGCACGTCTTCACCTACAGCCAGCGCCCCGGCACGGCCGCCGCTGCAATGTCGGGTCAGGTTCCCGGTCCTATCAAAAAAGAACGCGCCCGCCGCCTGATTGACCTGGGACACGAGATGAGTCTGGCTTTTCACCAGCGCTTTCAGGGTGATACCCGCGCTGTGTTGTGGGAAACGGCCGTTGGCGCCGACAACGCCGGGCTGCGCTGGGTGGGCTACACCGACAACTACATGCGCGTTCACGCCTACGGCCCGGCCGATCTGTTCAACCGCGTCACCCCCACCCGCCTGACCGAAGCGCAAGCCGATGGTCTGACCGGGGTGATTGAATTGGAATAA